GAATCGCTTGAACTCAGGTTCAGAACGATCGAACAGCCGCTGCTCGCCGATTTCGACGATGCGAAAGAAGCCCTGCTCGGCAACATGCAGTGCAAATGCGACGAATTGCGGCGGCGGATCACCGCCGCAGTACGGGACCTCGAAGGCGCGAATCCGTCTGCAATCCTCGCGCGCGGTTATTCGATGGTGCGCAATCCGCACACGGGAGCGGTCGTCCGTTCTCCGGCGGATACGGCGATCGGGCAAACGCTCGAAATCATCCCCGCTTCGGGGCGTATAACGGTCAGCGTTACCGGGGCGGAATAATTACAAGCTGAAAACAGGAGTATCCGATGAAAAATTTTGAAGAAAAACTTGAACGTCTCGAGCAGCTCGGCAACGATATAAAGAAAAACGACGTAACGCTTGAAGACGCGCTCAAATATTTTGAAGAAGGCATTACCCTCGCCCGCGGGATGGAAAAAGAATTGGATAAGATTGAGGGGAAAATACAGATTCTCATGAATCAGCCGGACCCCGCCGTTTCGAGTTCCAAACCGGAGCTTGATTTGTTTTCGGAGCTGAGCGAATGACGGGAGAACGCAAACCGGTCAGAACGCTGCCGCCCGAAGTCGCGCGTAAAATAGCTGCCGGCGAAGTGATA
This sequence is a window from Treponema brennaborense DSM 12168. Protein-coding genes within it:
- the xseB gene encoding exodeoxyribonuclease VII small subunit; amino-acid sequence: MKNFEEKLERLEQLGNDIKKNDVTLEDALKYFEEGITLARGMEKELDKIEGKIQILMNQPDPAVSSSKPELDLFSELSE